The following DNA comes from candidate division WOR-3 bacterium.
AAAAGATCGCTGGAACAGATACAAAACCGAGACTGAAAGCCCCGGATTGAGCAATTTCCTTTGCACTTGCAAGTCCAAAGAAGGCACAAGCTGCTGGAATTGCTATTGACCCTCCAAGAACAACTTCAGCAAATTCATTTAAAGAAGCTGTTGAAAGACCTGAAAGGGCAATATCATCTTTTTCCTTTAAATAACTGGCATAGGTTAATATTGCTCCCATTCCAACACTCAGGGTAAAAAAAATCTGTCCTGCTGCTGAAAGCCACACATTTGGATTCAAAAGAGAAGAAAAATCAGGGTTCCATAAGAAACCGAGACCGTCAAGGACTGATACACTCGGGTCAACAGGGGAACCAAGTGTTAATACCCTTATAGCAAGTATTACTGCGAATAAAAATAAAGTTGGCATAGCAAGTTTAGCAAAAGCTTCAATACCACCTGATATTCCCTTTGCAAGAATAAAAATATTTAAAAAAAATGTTAAAAGGAAAATTAAATAAGCATAAAGAGAAGGTTTCAAAAATATCGGAGAATCACTATTAAACCCCGCATAATTTGATAAAAAGGTCCCAAAAATTTTATTTATCTCTTCAAAATTTGCACCTTCAGGAACTTTTGGTAATTTTCCAAAAAGGGAGCAAAAGGCATAACCAAGGGTCCATGACTCAATGTAGACATAATAAATAACTATTGCAATAGGTCCTGCAAGTCCAATAACACCAAGATACTTTGCAAAAGGGTTTCTCCATAGCTTGTCAAACATACCAGGGGATGTTCCGTGCCCAAATTTTCCTCCATACCTTCCGATAGCCCATTCAACCCACATAAGAGGTATGCCTAAGAGCAGAAGAGAAATAAAGTAGGGTATCATAAAAGCTCCACCCCCATTTTTAGCAGCCTGAACAGGAAACCTCAGGAAATTACCCAACCCCACAGCATTACCAGCCATTGCTAAAATAAGACCAATCCGTGTAGCCCACCGCTGCCTTGAGTTCATAGTGAATAATATAAGAAAAATAAAAGTCTAATATCAAAAAATTCTGATTTATATGAGTTATAATTCTTTTTTATTTTCAAAGTCCTTATAGGCTTTTTTTCTCACTTTCTCCATTTCAAATGACTTTCCTAAAACTTTACATTTTTCCTTTATTTAAGCCTTTAGTTCCTACCTTTAAGCCCTAAATTTATTGAGTATTTTTTAATCTGAAATTGAGTAAAATGTGAAGACTTGAAAAAATATTTTTTATAAATTATTATTAGAATGAAAATATTATCAAAATGAAAATAAAATTTATTGACAGGTGTATAATAATTATGCTTGCCTCTAAAAAAATTCATGGTTATTCTCTTTATAGAGAATTTAAAGATGCAGGATTTGATATATCCATGGTTAATTTTTATAAAAAATTAAAAAAACTTGAAAATATGGGTCTTATAAGTTCAGAATGGAGAATAGTAAATGGAAGACCCAGAAAAGTTTATTACCTTACTGAAAAAGGGGAAAAAAAACTTAAAGCTTGTAAGGAAAATTTAAAAAAATTTTTATTTAAGATAAAGGGTTCAATTCCCTTTTAAAAAAGGAGAAAATCTATGGCACTTTTAAGAGATGAAGATAAAAGGGAAATAAAAAAATATTTTAACGAAAGATTAAAAGATGAGGTGAAACTTTTAATCTTTACTCAGAAAATAAATTGCAGGTTTTGTAATGAAACAGAGGAACTTTTAAAAGAAATAGCAGAATTATCGGATGGTAAAATTATTCTTGAGATTAAAAATTATGCGATTGATAAAGAGGATGCTTTTAAATATGGAATTGATAAAGTTCCTGCCATAGTTATTCTTGATAAAGACGGAAATGATAAGAGAATAAGATTTTTTGGAATACCAGCAGGTTATGAGTTTGCTTCTCTTTTAGAAGCAATAAGTATGGTCTCAAGAGGTGATTCCGGTTTAAGTGAAGAAATTAAAGAAAAAATAAGAGAGATAGATAAAGATATGCATCTGCAGGTTTTTGTTACACCTTCCTGTCCTTATTGTCCTCAAATGGTAGTTCTATCTCATAAATTTGCCTTTGAAAATGAAAAAATAAGAGGGGATATGATTGAAGTATCGGAATTTCCTGAACTTGCAGAACTTTATGAGGTTATGGGTGTTCCCAAAACAGTGATAAACAATAAGACATTCATTGAGGGTGCAGTATCTGTAAAAGATTATTTAAGAAGAATTCTTGAAGTTTTAAATTCTTAAAAATATGTTTTTAATCAAAAAAGAGTTTTTTTAACCCCTTTTCTTCTTTTCTTTTTACGTCAATGTTCCCCTTTATAAGAAACATTTCAATTGTATTACATACTTTTGAAGATATTAAATGTCCCCCTTTTACTTTTCTATCCCTTGTAGAAACTGTAATATGAAAGTGATATGGGGGTTGGGTGGAAGGTGTTATAACACCTGAAATTCCTAAAAGTTCCGATGGTTCCTTTTCTTCATGAATTTCATATTCTTTTCCATTCCAGAATCCCATTTTAATTTCTTTTACCATACCAAGGGCAGATACAACAGTCATTATTTTCTCTTTTTTAAATTCCTGAATAAATCTATCTATATTTTGAATAAAATCCTCCCCATCATCCATTATTAAAATAATAAAATTTCCATCGTCTTTAAATTTCATTTTATTTTAAAATTTTATTTAAAAAGCTTTTCTTTTTTCTATTAAAAGAAAAAAATTGAGCTAAAATACAAAAGATTTTATGAGAAAAGAAGACCATACAGGAACATTTTGTAGTATAAAATCCTTGTAATCTTATTGAGCAAGAAAAATTAAATATTTTTAAGTTGAATTTAATGAGAAAATTTCAAAAACTTATGCAAACATTATAAAATGGATGTTTATATTCTGGGTAGGACAGATAGGTGTTATGACTTTAATATTTTTTACCTTTTTAAAATTCATTAGATAATTTAAGATTGAAAAAGAAAAAAGAGTTGTAAATAAAATGATGGTTTTTAGGCAGTAGTGAACAGGATGGATACAACTTAATCTGCAAAATTAACCCCTAATAAATTTCCCTATCTTGGGCAAAAAATTCAATATTGTTATGTTATTCTACATTAAATTGTAAGTTAAAAACCTTTTAATTTATTCTTTATATATGAAAAAAAGGGTTCACCTTTTCATTTCAGGCAGAGTTCAGGGTGTTTTTTACAGGGCATTTACAAAAGAAAAAGCAGATTTCTATGGCATTAAAGGATGGGTTAGAAATCTAAGAGATGGAAGAGTTGAAGCAGTGGGTCAAGGTGAAGAAGAATTGTTAAAAGAATGGATAAAGGACCTTTGGAAAGGACCTGAGCTTGCAATTGTTAAAGAAATAAAAGAAGAATGGTCAGATAACCTTGAAAATTTTCCCGATTTTGAAATAAGATACTTTTAAAAAAATAAATGAATGTTTATAAATTTTTCATAAAAGACCTTTTCTCTGAAACTTTAAAAGATTATCTTGAAATAGCAAAAGAACTTGGATTAAAAAATTTGGAAAATATAGAAGAATACAGAATTCTGTGGATAAAAAGCTCTGAAAAAAAAGAAATAATTGAAAAAATACTCTTAGAATGGATAATTGATGAAAATGAAGAAAAAATTCTTTTTCTAAATAACACAGATAACTCCTATGAAATCACTTATCACTTTGGAGTTAAGGATCCTGAAGCAGAAGAAATAGAAAGAATTTTTAAGGAAAGAGGAGTTTCTATTAATGTTAAAAGAGGTAAAAAAATAATAATTAAAGGTAATTTAAATGAAAAAGAAATTGAATACTTCTCCAAAAAAGCCCTTTACAATCCGATAGTCGAAATTTTTGATAAAGAAATAATTAACCCATTTTTTGAGCCCTCTGAAATAGAACCTGAAAATGAAATTGTTGAAATAAGAAATCTTAACACTAAAAACTTAATCAAACTTTCAAAGGAAAAACACTTCTATTTACTTAAAAATGAAATGAAATTAATAAGAGATTATTACAGAAAAATTAAAAGGGAACCAACCTTAATTGAACTTGAAACTTTTGCCCAGATGTGGTCTGAACACTGTGTCCATAAAACCTTTAAGGGAGAAATAATCTATGGAAATAGAAAAATTTCCTTATTAAATGAAATCAAAAAAATATCAGAAAAAAATAGAAAAAAATTTTGCCAGGTTCTTTTTAAAGATAATGCTGGAATTTTTAAATTTGATAAAAATATTTCAATATGTGCAAAGGTTGAAACCCATAACCACCCCTCTGCTCTTGAACCTTACGGTGGAGCATCAACAGGTATTGGTGGGGTTATAAGAGATATACTTGGAGCAGGACTGGGAGCAAAACCAATAGCAAATATTGATGTCTTTTGCGTTGGCAACCTTGATACCCAACATGAAGAACTTCCAGAAGGAATACTCCATCCTAAAAGAATCTTAAAAGGTGTTGTAAAAGGTGTTGAGGATTACGGAAACAGGATGGGAATACCAACAGTTTGTGGTGCTGTTATCTATGAAAAAGAATACCTAACAAATCCCCTTGTCTTCTGTGGCACAATAGGTATATTGCCTTCTAAATTTGTAAGAAAAAAAGTTAAACCCGGTAACTTTATAATCCTTGCAGGTGGAAAAACTGGAAAAGATGGTATACATGGAGCAACTTTTTCTTCATCGGAACTTACAGAAACTTCCGAAGAAGTTCATATTTCAGCAGTTCAGATCGGTGACCCGATAACAGAAAAAAAACTTCTTGATGCTATCCTTGAAGCAAGAGAAAAGAAACTCTTTAATTTCATAACTGATGTAGGAGGTGGTGGACTCTCCTCTGCAATAACAGAAAATGTTTATCCTTTTGGTGCAGAAATTCATCTTGACAGGGTTCCTTTAAAGTACAAGGGACTTTCACCAAGAGAAATATGGATTTCTGAATCACAGGAAAGAATGATTCTTTTTGCTGATAAAAAAAATATTCTAAAATTAAGAGAAATTTTTGAAAAACACAATGTTGAATTAACTATTTTAGGAGAAGTCAAAAAAGACGGTAAATTAAAACTCTTATACAATAATAAAATTTTTGGTGAAATTGATATTAAGTTTATACATGAAAAAAGACCTATAATAAAAAGAAAAGTAGAAAAATTAAAAATAAAGGAAATAAAATTTATTACAAGAGAATTAAGTCTAAATGAAATCAAGGAAATTTGCTTAAAAATTATATCTTTACCCAACATAAGGTCAAAAGAAGAAATAATAAAAAGATATGACCATGAAGTTCAGGGAAAAACTTTTAAAAAACCATTAGAGGGAAAAATATTTAAATCTCCTTTTGATGGCAGCATAATTAAACCTATCAGAGATTCAAAAAAAACACTCGCAATCTCTCTTGGAATTAAGCCCTCTTATTCAAGAATTTCTCCCTTTTATTCAGCCCTGAATGCTGTTGATGAAGTAATAAGAAGTCTTATAAGTAAAGGAGTAAACCCAAATAAAATTGTTTTACTTGACAATTTCTGTTTTGCAAGTCCAGAGGATAAAAGAACTCTTCAGGAGATCGTGGAATCTGTTCTTGGAGCAATAGAAGGAGCAAAATTTTATAAAGTTCCTTTTATTTCAGGTAAAGATTCCCTATATAATGAATTTAAGGCAAAAAATAAGAAATATAAAATTTTACCAACAACACTTATAACAGGAATTGGAATAGTTGATGATGAAAAAATAGTTCCCTCTTCTTATTTCAAAAACATAAATAACCCTGTATATGTTGTTGGAAAAACTAACTTAGAAGAAATTGGTGGAAGTGAATTTTTAAAAATCAAAAAAATCTATAAAAAAGGTATTGTTCCGAAAGTTTATCCCAAAAAATTTCTTAAACTCTACAATAAAATTTACCTATCTTTAAAAAAAGGAATCTTTGAATCAACTCATGATGTAAGTGAAGGTGGCATATTTAATGCTTTAAGTGAAATGTGTTTTGCTCTCAAAAGGGGAATTGATATTGATCTTAAAAGTATCAAAAGACCTGATCTGTTTTTATTTTCAGAATCAGCAGGTAGAATTATAGTAGAGGTTAAAAAAGAAAGAGAAAAAGAATTTTTACTTACTTTTAAAAATTTACCTATCTATAAACTGGGAAAAATAAATGAAAGCGGAATAATTAGGATAATAACAAGAAAAGGAGAAATTGAATTAAAGGTAGAAGAACTTTATAAAGAATATTCAAAATCACCCTTTTTGCCATGATTAAAAGGGCTCTTGTTCTATCTGATGCTTCATCTACTCATACTTGGAACTGGATAGAAGGTTATAAATCTCTTGGCTATAAAGTTTACCTTTTATCCTTTGAAGAACCCCTTTTAAATATAGATAGTTTGGAAGATTTCATCAAAATTAATTCAAGATTCAAACCTTCTTTCCCAAGATACCTTTTAGGAGCAAATATTGTGAAAAATTTCATACATAAAATAAACCCTGATATAATCTTTGCTCATTTTATACCAAATTACGGATTTTTATCATACCTTCAGGGAGAAAAACCTTTTGTCCTTTTTTGTTGGGGAAGTGATCTTATAAAAGTTGCTTTTAAATCAGTTATACATAAACTAATTTCTAAAAGAATTTTTAATAAAGCAAAACTCATAGTAGTTGATGCTAAATTTATGAAAGAGATAATTGTAACTAAATTCAAAATAAATTCAGAAAAAATTATAATAATACCTTTCGGTTTAAATAGAAAATTAAGAGAAAGGGGGAAAAATATTAAAAAAGATGATAAAAGAGCTATCCTTTTTACAAATAGAAAGCTGGAAAGAATTTATAATCCCTTTGTAATTATAGATGCCCTTTCAAAAATTCAAAACAAGAATTTTAAACTTATATGGATAGCAAGGGGTTCTCTCGAAAAAAAGGTAAAGGAAATGGTATATAGAAAGGGAATCTTTGATAAGGTTGAATTTCTTGAATTTCAGGAAAGAGAAAATCTATATAAATTGCTTGAAAAATCCGATATATATTTGTCCTCATCCCTTTATGACGGGACAAGTGTTTCATTACTTGAAGCAATGTGTTTCGGTCTTTTTCCTGTAGTTTCTGATATTCTTGGAAACAGAGAATGGATTCTTGATGGGGTGAACGGTTTTCTTTTTGATCCTTTAAACCCAGAAGAACTCAGTAAAAAAATAAATGAAGCCATTGATAATAAAAACTTAAGAATTAAAGCAAGAGAAATAAACAAAAATATTATAGAAATGAAAGCAAACTGGGAAGATAATTTAAAAAAGTTTTATGATAAAATAAAAAATATATGAAAAAAAACTTTGGAATTTTTCTTCTTGTTGTTTCAGTTTATATCTTGATTTCTCTTTTACCTTTAAATCCAAATTTAGGAGGAGATTTTGGTGAAATTATTAAAAAAATTTTTTTTAAAGAATTTGGAATTATTTATTCCTTTTCAATAACATTCTTTTTATTGGGACTTTCCCTTTTTTTAATTAATGAAAAATTTAAAAAATTATTCTTTACCTTAACCCTCTATTTTTTACTTTTACCTTTTGGGTTATTTTTTATCTTTGAGGGGCTTATTGAAAAAAATACAAAAATATTCTTTTTTTACAAAAAAATAAGGGAGCTTTTTAATGTATATCCTTTAGTTATCATCTTATTCCTTCTTGTTTCACCTTTTTATATGTATTTAAAGAACTTAAAAATTAAAAAAAAGATAAAATTAGAGCCAAAAATTAAAGAAAAAAAGAAAGAAAAAAAAATTGAAATTAAGGAAAAAGAAGAAAATAAAGAAGAATCAACAAAAGAAATCAAAATTGATAAAGAAAAATTATTGCAGATTTTTAAAGTAGAGGAAATAAAAACTGAATTAAAAAAACAGGAACTGGAAGAAGAAGCAAAAAAAATAAAAGAAAAACTTGAAGAATTTGGAATAAAAGGAGAAATTAAGGAAATTCACCCTGGACCATTTATTACCCTTTATGAATTTGAGCCTGAAAAGGGAATTCAGATTAAAAGAATTAAAAATCTTTCAGAAGACCTTGCATTAAGAATGAAATCTTCAAGAGTTAGAGTTGTAACTCCATTGCCTGATAAAGGCACAGTAGGTATAGAAGTCCCAAATAGAAAAAATATAACACTACGAATTGGAAACCTTTTAAATTCAAAAAACTTTTTTAAAACAAGTTTATTAACAATACCTTTTGGAGTCACAACAGATGGTAACCCATATTTTGCTGATCTTACAAAAATGCCACACCTTCTTATTGCAGGCGCAACAGGAAGCGGAAAATCTGTTTTTATAACCTCAATAATTGTCTCAATAATAATAAAATCAGACCCAAATGAAGTAAAACTCCTCCTTATTGATCCAAAAAGGGTTGAACTTTCAAGATTTGAAGGAATACCTTATCTTTTAACAAATGTTATAAACGACAGAAAAAAGGCTATTGATATTCTAAAACTTGCTACAAACTGGATGGAAGAAAGATATAAAATATTCGCAAAAGAAGGTGTAAGAGATATAGAAAGTTATAATAAAAAGAAAAAGGAGAAAATGGCTTATATAGTTATAATTGTTGATGAATTTGCAGATCTCATGTTAACAGAAAAAAATAAAATTGAATACTCCATAACAAGACTTGCCCAGATGGCAAGAGCTGTTGGAATACATTTAATTATTGCTACACAGAGACCATCTGTTGATGTTATAACAGGTATAGTTAAGGCTAATTTTCCCGTAAGGGCTTCCTTCAGGTTACCAACAATAACAGATTCAAGAACAATACTCGATGTTTCAGGAGCCGAAAAACTTCTTGGAAGCGGTGATATGCTTTTTGTTCCTCCAGGAAAAGGTGAACCTATAAGACTTCACGGACCCTTTGTTTCTGATGAAGAAGTGGAGGAACTTGTAAAAAGAATTATAATTCCTTATTTCACAAAAAGATTTAAGGAAATAACAGGTAAAAAAATAAGTCCTGAGAAAACTGAAATTTTATATGAAAAGGGGCTAATTCCCTTTATAACAGGTCAGAGAATTGAAGCCATTGAGGAAACAAAGGAGCACATATTCAATTTAATGAAGGAATACTTATCAAATATTGAAGAATTCGAGGAAAGTTTAAATCTTCTAAGAGAAAATTACTATGAAAAACTAAGTGATATAACTTTTGAAAATGAAGAAGAAGGTATAGAACTGATTGATATTGAAGGTAAAAAGGTTGATTCTCTCATTAAGGAAGCTGCTTATATAGTTGTTTCAAGTAAAAAAGCATCAGCAACCCTTCTTCAAAGAAAATTAAATATAGGTTTTCCAAGGGCTGCGAAAATCATTGATCAATTAGAAGAACTCGGCATAGTAGGACCTTCTGAGGGATCAAAGCCAAGAAAAGTTCTTGTTTCCCTTGAAGAGCTTTCAAAACTGTTGAAATCTTGAAAATACTTTTAACAGGCGCAACTGGAATGCTTGGAAATAAAATTCTTGAAAAGATAGATTATGATTTTATAAAACCTGACAGGAAATCTCTCGATTTATCAAAACCTGAAGAACTTATAAATTTTTTAAAAAAATTACCTGAAGTTGATGGAATCTGGCATATTGGAGCTTATACTGATGTAGAAAAAGCTGAAATTGATGAGGAGAACTGCTACCTTGTTAACTGGATATCAACCAAAATTCTTACTGAATTTTCAATTAGAAAAAACATAAGGATTCTATATATAAGCACCGATTATGTATTTGATGGTTTTAAAAATAGCCCGTATAAGGAGTGGGATAAAACAAATCCCTTAAATGTCTATGGGAAAAGTAAACTCTTTGGAGAAAAAGAAGTTTTGAGGAATAAAGAAGGTCTTGTTATAAGAACATCATGGCTTTTTGGTGAAAAAGGAAAAAATTTTGTTACAAAAATAATAGAAAAAGCAGAAAAGGAAAAAGAGCTAAAAGTTGTAATTGATCAATGTGGTTGTCCCACTTATACTGAGGATCTTGCTCTGGCACTAAAGATGTTGTGGGAAAATAATGAGTCGGGAATATTCCACTTTTCAAATAGAGATGAAGTATCTTGGTTCGAATTTGCAAAAGAAATTCTCAATTTACTTGGTATAAAAAAATATATTAAACCAGTCTTACAAGAAGAACTCAATTTAAAAGCTAAAAGACCCTCTTATTCAGTTCTTGACACTTTTTTAATTGAGAATAAGTTAAAGATAAAAATACGTTCTTGGAAAGAAGCTCTTAAGGATTATATAGAAAAGGTTTAAAAACTCTGACCAAGCCCAAGATAAAAGAAAACTTCCCTTGTTTTTATAAAATGATTATTAGTTGCTAAATCTACTCTGAAAGGAAGTATACCGAAATAATATCTAACACCGATACCGAAACCAAATGCATTATTTTTAAAAAATTTATAAGAAAAAATATTTGAATTTGAACCTGTATCAAAAAAAAGAACAAATTGTAAATAATCTGTTAAAAATTTTCTTGCTTCGAAATTAAATAAATAAAAGTTAGTTCCACTTCTTATACCTCTTATATCAAAATCCCCAACTGAATATCTCTTTACACCCCTTAAGCTTCCTTCACCACCAAGTAAAAACCTCTCGGAATAAGGAACTATTTCAGTTGGAATATAAGGAATAACATGTCCTCCTGAGATTTTAAAAGCAAAGGTATAGGTTTTAACTGTTTCAAAAAAAGAATAACTATAACCCATTTTAATTATATTTTCTGTTCCACCAAAAATTGATCCATATGTATTTATATAACTGTGGAAGTGATAACCGCTTTTTGTATTCAGGATATTATCCCTTAAATCCTGTGAATAGGAAAAACCCATACCATTCAAATAGAATAGATCTTCTCCTTTCTCTATACTTTTTATATTCTGCCAGATAAAACTATTTTCAAAAACCCAGAAATTCCTCTTTATAATATATCTTGATTGAAAACCAAACCTTCTAACATCCTCAATTCTGTCAATGTAATAAAAGGGTAAAAGTTCAAGTATATTTTTTCTTATAAAAAAATTCGGATCTTGATATCTTATTGATATTTCTTCATGTAAAAAAATTTTTGAATTAAATTGAAATCTTGTTAAAAGAGCAAGCTTTTGTGCGTTATTGAAAATATTGAGGTGTTCAAGTTCAAATTTAGCTTGGGAAAATCCGTCACTTGAATAACCATAACCAGTTCTCAAAGCTCTCATTTTCTCTTCTCTCAAATTAAAAGAAATAACTGCCTCTGTTGAATCAGAGTTGGGTAATATCTCATAACTTACACTTCTTATGATACCCAGTGAATACAGATTTTTTATTGAAATATAAATTTTATCAAAAGAGATGTATTCTCCTTCCTTTAACTCTATAGCATCAAGAGCAATTTTTTTTCTCGTTTTCTGTGATAAACCTAAAACCTTTATCTCTTTTATTTTAATTTTTTTACCAGGTTTTAAATTATATAAAATTTTTAGAGTATCAGCATTTTTTTCCTCTATTCTTTCGTAATTAAAGAAAACAAACCCATTGTTTGTGAAGTAAGTGTAAAGTTTTTCTTCAAACTGAGATAAAATATCCTCTGAATAATAAAAAGGCATTTTTTTCTTTAAAAATTTCAGAAGGTAATTAAAGGAATCGGGTAAAAGCAAAATTTCTTTGATTATTTTTCTCTCCCCTTCATAAATGTAAACATAAAGGATATCATTTTCATCTATTTTTGTTATTTTATAGTCAATTATTCTAAAATCAAGATATCCATTTGATTTGTAAAAATTCTCAACCTTGTTTAAACCTGTTAAAATTAAAAAACTTTTAATTTCTTTATTAAGAGGTATTCCTGAAACTTTTATTAGTTTTTTATTGCTAAAAACCTTTGGTTCAAGGAAATATATATCTTTAAGTTTGTAAGTAGAAACAAGCTGATTAAAAATAGAATATATTAATAAATTATTCCAGAAGATTTGACCTATAATCTTTTACACCTTCCTTACTTATCAATTCCTGCTGAAATGAATTAAAAATTTTTCTCTGTAAGTCTGAGAGATAATTCTGATAGTAATCATTAATCTTTGCTGATACTTCATCAGGAGAAGGCTCCTTTTTATCAATCAATTCAATAACTATAACAGAACCAGGAACATTCACTTTTTTCTTTTCACCTTTTTCCATTTTTACAAGAGTCCCCAAAATTCTATCAGGATCAGCTATACCAAAGACCCTATCATAGAAATTTACATTATTAAAATCCCTAACAATAACTAAATTTTTATCATAATCCTCACCCTTTATAATTTTTTCAGCAATATTTAAACCCATCTTCTCTTT
Coding sequences within:
- a CDS encoding thioredoxin family protein, giving the protein MALLRDEDKREIKKYFNERLKDEVKLLIFTQKINCRFCNETEELLKEIAELSDGKIILEIKNYAIDKEDAFKYGIDKVPAIVILDKDGNDKRIRFFGIPAGYEFASLLEAISMVSRGDSGLSEEIKEKIREIDKDMHLQVFVTPSCPYCPQMVVLSHKFAFENEKIRGDMIEVSEFPELAELYEVMGVPKTVINNKTFIEGAVSVKDYLRRILEVLNS
- a CDS encoding sodium-dependent transporter yields the protein MNSRQRWATRIGLILAMAGNAVGLGNFLRFPVQAAKNGGGAFMIPYFISLLLLGIPLMWVEWAIGRYGGKFGHGTSPGMFDKLWRNPFAKYLGVIGLAGPIAIVIYYVYIESWTLGYAFCSLFGKLPKVPEGANFEEINKIFGTFLSNYAGFNSDSPIFLKPSLYAYLIFLLTFFLNIFILAKGISGGIEAFAKLAMPTLFLFAVILAIRVLTLGSPVDPSVSVLDGLGFLWNPDFSSLLNPNVWLSAAGQIFFTLSVGMGAILTYASYLKEKDDIALSGLSTASLNEFAEVVLGGSIAIPAACAFFGLASAKEIAQSGAFSLGFVSVPAIFSYLPFGFLFGFLWFSLLFFAGITSSLALTQPAIAFLEDEFKIRRLPSVLMVGLFIFIFANFSIFLKGFLDELDFWVGTFFITFFALLETIIFIWLFGPDKAWEEINKGADIKVPRIFYFILKYITPLILIIIFTFWIFQNFSSIFKETSLGKWIARIFIVLFFVFTSILVHFAFKKEKKE
- a CDS encoding PadR family transcriptional regulator, with amino-acid sequence MKIKFIDRCIIIMLASKKIHGYSLYREFKDAGFDISMVNFYKKLKKLENMGLISSEWRIVNGRPRKVYYLTEKGEKKLKACKENLKKFLFKIKGSIPF
- a CDS encoding DUF296 domain-containing protein; this translates as MKFKDDGNFIILIMDDGEDFIQNIDRFIQEFKKEKIMTVVSALGMVKEIKMGFWNGKEYEIHEEKEPSELLGISGVITPSTQPPYHFHITVSTRDRKVKGGHLISSKVCNTIEMFLIKGNIDVKRKEEKGLKKLFFD
- a CDS encoding DNA translocase FtsK; translated protein: MKKNFGIFLLVVSVYILISLLPLNPNLGGDFGEIIKKIFFKEFGIIYSFSITFFLLGLSLFLINEKFKKLFFTLTLYFLLLPFGLFFIFEGLIEKNTKIFFFYKKIRELFNVYPLVIILFLLVSPFYMYLKNLKIKKKIKLEPKIKEKKKEKKIEIKEKEENKEESTKEIKIDKEKLLQIFKVEEIKTELKKQELEEEAKKIKEKLEEFGIKGEIKEIHPGPFITLYEFEPEKGIQIKRIKNLSEDLALRMKSSRVRVVTPLPDKGTVGIEVPNRKNITLRIGNLLNSKNFFKTSLLTIPFGVTTDGNPYFADLTKMPHLLIAGATGSGKSVFITSIIVSIIIKSDPNEVKLLLIDPKRVELSRFEGIPYLLTNVINDRKKAIDILKLATNWMEERYKIFAKEGVRDIESYNKKKKEKMAYIVIIVDEFADLMLTEKNKIEYSITRLAQMARAVGIHLIIATQRPSVDVITGIVKANFPVRASFRLPTITDSRTILDVSGAEKLLGSGDMLFVPPGKGEPIRLHGPFVSDEEVEELVKRIIIPYFTKRFKEITGKKISPEKTEILYEKGLIPFITGQRIEAIEETKEHIFNLMKEYLSNIEEFEESLNLLRENYYEKLSDITFENEEEGIELIDIEGKKVDSLIKEAAYIVVSSKKASATLLQRKLNIGFPRAAKIIDQLEELGIVGPSEGSKPRKVLVSLEELSKLLKS
- the purL gene encoding phosphoribosylformylglycinamidine synthase subunit PurL, whose translation is MNVYKFFIKDLFSETLKDYLEIAKELGLKNLENIEEYRILWIKSSEKKEIIEKILLEWIIDENEEKILFLNNTDNSYEITYHFGVKDPEAEEIERIFKERGVSINVKRGKKIIIKGNLNEKEIEYFSKKALYNPIVEIFDKEIINPFFEPSEIEPENEIVEIRNLNTKNLIKLSKEKHFYLLKNEMKLIRDYYRKIKREPTLIELETFAQMWSEHCVHKTFKGEIIYGNRKISLLNEIKKISEKNRKKFCQVLFKDNAGIFKFDKNISICAKVETHNHPSALEPYGGASTGIGGVIRDILGAGLGAKPIANIDVFCVGNLDTQHEELPEGILHPKRILKGVVKGVEDYGNRMGIPTVCGAVIYEKEYLTNPLVFCGTIGILPSKFVRKKVKPGNFIILAGGKTGKDGIHGATFSSSELTETSEEVHISAVQIGDPITEKKLLDAILEAREKKLFNFITDVGGGGLSSAITENVYPFGAEIHLDRVPLKYKGLSPREIWISESQERMILFADKKNILKLREIFEKHNVELTILGEVKKDGKLKLLYNNKIFGEIDIKFIHEKRPIIKRKVEKLKIKEIKFITRELSLNEIKEICLKIISLPNIRSKEEIIKRYDHEVQGKTFKKPLEGKIFKSPFDGSIIKPIRDSKKTLAISLGIKPSYSRISPFYSALNAVDEVIRSLISKGVNPNKIVLLDNFCFASPEDKRTLQEIVESVLGAIEGAKFYKVPFISGKDSLYNEFKAKNKKYKILPTTLITGIGIVDDEKIVPSSYFKNINNPVYVVGKTNLEEIGGSEFLKIKKIYKKGIVPKVYPKKFLKLYNKIYLSLKKGIFESTHDVSEGGIFNALSEMCFALKRGIDIDLKSIKRPDLFLFSESAGRIIVEVKKEREKEFLLTFKNLPIYKLGKINESGIIRIITRKGEIELKVEELYKEYSKSPFLP
- a CDS encoding glycosyltransferase family 4 protein; this translates as MIKRALVLSDASSTHTWNWIEGYKSLGYKVYLLSFEEPLLNIDSLEDFIKINSRFKPSFPRYLLGANIVKNFIHKINPDIIFAHFIPNYGFLSYLQGEKPFVLFCWGSDLIKVAFKSVIHKLISKRIFNKAKLIVVDAKFMKEIIVTKFKINSEKIIIIPFGLNRKLRERGKNIKKDDKRAILFTNRKLERIYNPFVIIDALSKIQNKNFKLIWIARGSLEKKVKEMVYRKGIFDKVEFLEFQERENLYKLLEKSDIYLSSSLYDGTSVSLLEAMCFGLFPVVSDILGNREWILDGVNGFLFDPLNPEELSKKINEAIDNKNLRIKAREINKNIIEMKANWEDNLKKFYDKIKNI
- a CDS encoding acylphosphatase, coding for MKKRVHLFISGRVQGVFYRAFTKEKADFYGIKGWVRNLRDGRVEAVGQGEEELLKEWIKDLWKGPELAIVKEIKEEWSDNLENFPDFEIRYF